ACTAGAGAAGTCCCACAAGCAATCGTATTAAAGTAACTTCAAAAGAGGGCTGTTCCAAAAGTGTAACTTTTTGGGCACAGCCCTCTTTTGAAGTTTATTAAATAATAATTCAACCCACTAATTATGATAAGGTAAATTATTAAAGTCTGAATAAACACTCTCTAAAACTTCAATTATATTATCTTCAATTTCTACTTCGTTAGTACCGAGATTTGCATCTATTTTTTCTCTTAAAATTCCGTCACGACCATATATTTCAACCATGAGATTAAGATCTTCAATTTCACTTGGTTCATATGAAACCATCTCTTCATCTGTTTTTTCTATTGATATCTCTACATAATATTTTACAATTCTGTGTAATTTTTGCAATGTTCTTGTTAGTAGTTCTAATTGCTCACTAGATACTTCACGAGAATGATTATAGGAAAGTAAATAAGTAGATCCCTGCATTATATCTGTACTTTTTGAAATCTCACTCCAAGATACTCTTATATCTTCTACCGATGGATCTTCACTTTCTAATTGTTTTATTATGCCATTTATATTGTCTGATATAACTCTACCCTGGGTCAGGATTTGACTAAAACTAGCAGCTGCTTTATCAATATGTCTATCTTGATATTGATAAACATTATAAGTAATAGATATTACTAAAATTAATCCTAACATAATGCTAATCTTGGTTAGTTGAAATTGGCTGATCACTGAACACCACTCTCCTCCTTTATATAATTAAAACCAATTACTTCTAAAAAAATTCTTACCCCCATTTATACTTACCATTTTATATAAAATTAGGAAAAATCCTTCGTGGCTGATCTGGAGAGCTTTAAAGAAAGGTCAAGCTGGGATAAAGAAAACTTAGAGTATTTTTATTTTGAGTTTAAGCCTTTATTATACAAACATAGTATCGTCAATGGCAGGTTTGATGAGGATTGTTTTAATGAATTAAGTTTTGCGCTTATAAAGGCTATTAGACGATTCGAGCCTAAAAAATTCTAAAAAATTTAGTTTTAAGGTTGAAAAATTGACTCTAATTTATTTCTTATTTAGTAGAAACCTTAATCGGCCGGTTAGGTTTACTATTAAAAGATAAAGGGAGTGTTTAAGGTGTCAATCACTAAAAATGTAAGTTTTATGGGATATACATTTAATACTGAAGCAGGAAGAACAGACTCAATTTCAACTGAATCTCATTTTACTTTTAATTTAGGTAGTAGTAGTGACAGCACTATTATATTATCTGAACAAGGAGACGAAAAAAACAGTTGGACCTATTCCGAATTCGCTAACGAATTTGATATTTCTGTAAACCAACTAAATACTATACGAAATGTTGCCCAACAACAATTTGGATTTGAACAAGTTATAGTTGGAATAGATACAGTGAATTTTAGAACCATCGAAACTATAGGAGAGATTGGTGATCTCTTTCTCGATGAAAACGTTTCAAGTATTACTGATACAATGAGCTTATTTATTAGTAAAGGATTAGAACTCACCATATACAGCGAAATCGATCTTAACACGTTAGATAGAGCTTATTTTAAAGTTTCAGTAGAAACGGAACCTGACAATCAAGATAGTTTTAATTGGAATGACTTTATTAATAATGCTCTTGAAACAACAGCTGCAGCAATTAGTGTTCTTGTAGCAATCGCTTTAGGTATAGCCCTTGGTGCAGCTGCCGCAAAATCTGGCTTGGCAGTTGGAGGAGCAGCGGCAGCACTAGCTGGTATCTTTTATACTGTAAACGCTGCTCAAGAGTTGTTTGATAGAATAATGTCATAAAAAAAGT
The sequence above is drawn from the Natranaerobius trueperi genome and encodes:
- a CDS encoding helix-turn-helix domain-containing protein translates to MADLESFKERSSWDKENLEYFYFEFKPLLYKHSIVNGRFDEDCFNELSFALIKAIRRFEPKKF